The genomic stretch CTCCCACGCGCTGGAACAGCTCGCGCCGGGGAAGGGGCTCCACGGGGAGAAGTGCGGAATCGGGGCGATCATCACGATGTACCTCCACGGCGGGGACTGGGAGGGGATCCGCGACTCGCTGAAAACGATCGGCGCACCGACGACCCCCGCCGAGATCGGGGTCGACGACGAGACGGCGGTTGCGGCGCTGCTCGCCGCACGGACGATCCGGCCGGAACGGTTCACCATCCTGGATATGGGACTGACCGAGGAGTCGGCGCGGGATCTGGTGAAGATGCTCTACCGGGAGTGAGGAGAGATGGCGAAAGGGAAGACAAAGGTGACGCTGATCGGGACGAAACTCGCAAAGCAGGGGCTTGATTTCGTATACGAAGGCGATTCGTGCCCGGAGTGCGAGAACTGCAGGGTCCGCAAGGCCTGCCACAACCTGCAGCCGGGCAGGAAGTACCGCGTTGCCGCCGTCCGCACGAACACCCGGCACGACTGCCCCGTCCACCACGAGGCGGTGATCGCGGTCGACGTCATGGAGGCCCCCCTCGTCGCGCTGATCGGTGCCGATATGGCGATAGCGAACTCGAGGATCAGCTACGAGTTCTCCTGCCCGAGAACCGGGTGCCGGAGTTACCGGCTCTGCCGTCCCGACGGCATCATCGAGGGGGAGAAGTACGTCGTCGGGGAGGTTCTCGGCAACGCTCCCGACGTCTGCGAGCGGGGCCGGGCACTGAAACTGGTGGAACTCCGGCCGGTGTGACGGCTCTTTGCGAGACCTCGCCCGTACCTGCTCTGGTATTTTTCTCAACCCCTCATCCAGATCGCGGCGGATGCTCCGCCACGATGGTGATGGGAGTTGCAGGGAAATTTACGAAAGGGTTCACAAGGGGCGGGGAATGCCCCTATACCCTTCTTCGGCAACCCCCACTCCGCCCGCGCCTTCGGCGCTCCTCCCCCGCCCCCTCCCGGGGGCAGGGGCAGTGCGTGGCGATAGCCGGAGAAAGCCGTGCTTCCGGAAACGAGCCGGGGAATCACCCTTCTCCCGGCATCTCCCCATGCAGTGGACTGTGGGGACTACGCACCTTCGGTGCTCGTGCTCCTGCCCTTCGGCCAGTCGCATATCGCCATCGGGGGTGGGGCCGACGGGGAGGGGGGCTCGCCCCCCTCCCCTGTCTCCATCGCGTATGCTCTCCTGTGTAACCTCTCCTCCTCCCGCGCTGGAAGGGGCAGTCATGGCGATGTCTAGTGAGCAACCGTGCACGGCTCTTCTCCAGAGTCTCCCCACGCTTCCGGCGCGAGGCCGCTACAATGCAGATGATACATACTCTGTAAACGGCGGAGGAAATTGCAGTAAATACTGTGAAAGGACTTGCAAAGGGAGATCTAACGCACTTCACGGGCTTATTTTACTCCAGGGGCAGGGGCTACGGGCACCCGATCCTGATTCTGAAGGAAACTGGTAGAGAGCCATCAGGTTCCCGGACCCCTAAGCCCGGCTCACCCCTGCGAGCCGCCGGGCGAGATCGACGATCTCCTCCCGGTCGCGGAGCGCGGCGAGCCACGACCCGGGGATCGCCTCGAACCCGTACCGCGCCCCGGCAAGCCCGCCGACGATCGCGCCGACGGTATCGGCGTCGCCCCCGAGATTGACCGCCGTGACCACCGCTTCGCGGAAGGAGACGGCGTCCATGAAGACCCTGACGGCGCAGTGGGTGCAGAGGACGGCGTCGAGCGACGGCTCCGGCGGATACGCCCAGTAGTCCTCGAGGGGCCCGCGGAGTTCACGATCCTCGCAGGCGGCAAGCGCCCGGTCGAAGGCCACGGGAACCTCTTCCCCCCGGCAGATCCCGCTGACCATCCGGTTGACGAACGCCGAAGCCTCGCCGGCGGCGGGGTCGAAGTGCGTCACGCGGGATGCGGCGAGGCTCGCCTCCCGCACCTCTCCGGGCGGGTAGAAGATGCCGAGCGGGATGCCGCGCATGACGCTCCCGTTGCTCCGGCTCCCGCCCCGCTCCTCGTGCGCCATCCTTGCAGCGACAGTAGGCGCGACACCCGCCTCAATGAGATCGAGGACGGCACGGGACGTCGGCCCGAAGAACTCCGGGTGGGCGTGGTACACCCGAACCAGGCGGCGGGCGAAGTCCGCCGAGTCGAATCCCCCGCACGCAAGAAGGGTCTGCGCCAGGGCTGACGCCTGGAGGGTGTCGTCGGTATACTGGCCCGCAGAGACGTTGTGAATTCCGCCTCCCTGCATCTCCGTTACGGCCAACGGAGCCGGCGGAAGACCTTCCAGGGGCGCGCCCAGCGCATCGCCGATTGCGAGCCCTACGAGCGCCCCGACCGCCCGCATCTTGTGCATATAAAAAGATCACCAACAAATTATATCTACCCGCGGACAGTAGTATTCTTCGAGGAAAGGTGATATCGTGCAAAAGGAAGAGCTGCTCCACTTACACATGCTATTAGTCCACATCAGGAAGTACTACGAAAGCACGACGGGGGAGGATGTCCCGACCGACCAGTATAACGCTCTCCACATCTCACCCGTCCATATCCACAAGAATAAGGTCACACACAAGAAAGCAATTCTAACGCTCGGGAGCGAGATCATCCACCACATACGGGCCAATCACAATCCTTACATCGAATACCATGCCGATTTTCAGTCCGAACGTATTGCAACCGAACACTAAACGATGAACGATACCAATATACTCCGGGAGATCATCTCCCGCATCCTTTCTACCAGTCCGAGCCCTGCCGACGTCCAGAAGACCAAACTCGAGGTCTGCCGTGAGCACGGCGCGAACATGCCCAAAAACTCCGCGATCCTCGCTGCCGCCACGCCCGAGGAGCGCGAGCGGCTCCGGCCGGCCCTCCAGGTGAAGCCCACGCGGACGATCTCCGGGGTTGCCCCCGTTGCGGTGATGACCTCGCCCCACCCCTGCCCCCACGGCAAGTGCCTCCCCTGCCCCGGCGGGCCGGAGCACCCCTTTGCATCCCCCCAGAGTTACACTGGAGAGGAGCCCGCGGCGCTCCGGGCGAGAGAGCACGCCTTCGACCCCTATGCCCAGGTGCAGGCACGCCTCGGGCAGTTCGAGGCGCTGGGCCATCACGTCGACAAGGCGGAGCTGATCGTGATGGGCGGGACGATGACCGCCCGCCCGCTCGAGTACCAGGAGTGGTTCGTCGGGGCCGCCGTCCAGGCGATGAACGACTACCCCCGGGCGGGGACTGCGCAGGAGAACCCCGATCTTAATGCCATCTTTGCCGCGAACGAGTCGGCACGGGTCCGGTGCGTCGCCGCCACCTTCGAGACGCGGCCGGACTGGTGCCGGGAGGAGCATATCGACCGGATGCTCTCGATGGGCGTGACCAAGGTGGAACTCGGTGTCCAGCACCTGGACGACCGGATCCTCGATCACAACCGCCGCGGCCACGGGGTCGCGGACTCGGTCGCGGCGAACTGCCTCCTCCGGGACGCCGGGCTGAAGGTCGGGTTCCACATGATGCCGAACCTCCCCGGGGCGAGTATGGAGGACGACCGGCGGATGGTTCGGGAACTCTTCGCCGATGAGCGGTTCCGACCGGACTTCCTGAAGATCTACCCGACCCTGGTGACGCCGGGATCAGAGATCGAGGCGCTCTGGGAGCGGGGAGAGTACCGTCCCTACACCGAGGAGGAACTGATCGACCTCGTCGCCTACGCGAAGTCCCTCCTCCCGGAATACGTTCGCCTCCAGCGGATCCAGCGCGACATCCCGGCGAAACTGATCGTCGCGGGCTCGCGGCACAGCAACTTCCGGCAGCTCGCGGAGGCGCGGCTTCATTCGCAGGGGCTCCGCTGCCGGTGCATCCGTTGCCGCGAGGTAGGGAGAGCGCCCGAACCGGAGGAGGTGGCGATCTCGACCCTGGTTTACCGGGCGTGCGGCGGGGAGGAGCGCTTCATCCAGGCGGGTTCAAAAGACGCCCTCGTCGGGTTCGCCCGGCTCCGGTTCCCGTACAACCCCTTCCGCGACGAACTCGCGGGCGCCGCACTCCTGCGCGAGCTCCACGTCTACGGGAGCGTGGTGCCGATCAGCGCCCCGGCATCCGCCGACGAGTGGCAGCACCGCAGTTTCGGGAGCGTCCTCCTCTCCGCGGCCGAAGAGGAGGCACGGGATCACGGCTACCGGCGCCTCGCGGTGATGAGCGGTGTCGGGGTGCGGCCCTACTACAGGAAACAGGGATATGAACGAGTGGGGCCATATATGATCAAGACGTTCCCATGAAACCCGCGACGCTCGAGTTTGTGAAGCAGAGGTTCGCCGAGTACTACCAGCGGCAGAACCTCACCGTTCCGTCCTCCCTCGAGCAGCGCGAATGGGGATTCATCTTCTTCGACCCCACGGCCGAAGTCCGGATGCGGCGGCACATGGCGTTTGCCGATCCGCTGGAACTCGGTGCGTACGTGAAAAACCTGGTCCCCGCGCACGTCTACTACTCGACGGCCTACTACCAGACGCCGTCGGCGCCGACGATGAACGAGAAGCACTGGGCGGGCGCCGACCTCATCTTCGATCTCGACGCCGACCAGATCGTTCGCGGCCCCTACGCGGTGATGCTCGCGCGGGTCAAGGAGGAGACCGAGAAACTGCTCGCGATGCTGATCGACGAACTCGGCTTTGCCAGGAACCAGATCCGGATCGCCTTCTCCGGGGGGCGCGGCTACCATATCCACGTCACCGAGATCGCCGTCCGGGGATGGGGCAGCCAGGAGCGGCGCGAGATCGTCGATTACGTCTGCGGCATCGGGCTCGATCCGGATGCGATGCTCACACCGGCGGGCGGCGAGACCGGGTGGCGGCGGCGCTACGTGGAAGCGCTCCGCGCCCACCTCGCGGGGCTTGCGGCTCGCGACCCGCCGGAAGCAACGGCTTACCTTGCGGGACTCGACGGTATCGGGAAGCGAACGGCCGCGGAGTTCCTTGCGGATATCGGCAGCCTCGCCGCTGGGCGCCCGGAGGATCTCCTCAAGAACCGGGTCGTCCGGGCGATCGTGGCCGCACCCGACTTTGAGGAGAGGCTCCGGGACGCCGGGGCGCGTGCGGACGAACCGGTCACGACCGATATCAAGCGGCTGATCCGGACGCCGGGGTCGCTGCACGGCGGCAGCGGCATGCGGGTCGTGCCGCTCGATATCCGGGACCTCGCGGAGTTCGATCCGCTCGTGGACGCCGTGGTCTTCGGCGACCGCGACGTGCGGGTCGACCTGAAGGCAAATTTCACCACGTCCCTGCTCGGGAACACCTACACGCTCAACGCAGGGATCCAGAACGTCCCCGAAGCGCTCGCGATCTTCCTCTGCTGCCGGGGCATGGCGGAGATAGCCGGGGGTGCATGAAGTATGGCCGTCGATCTTTTAGAGAAACTCCGGCAGATGCTGCTCGATATGCAGCACTCCGGAAGGCTCTCCTACATCGATCCCGGCCTCTACGACGATGCCCGGGCGTACGTCGAGAAGCGCAAGACGGACTACTACGACCTCAAAAACCCCCTGGAGAGCCGGATGGGAAGCCTGATCATCGAGGAGATCGGGAGCGTCACCGAGACCGTCCAGGAGATCTTCTCGGTCAGGACCCGGCAGGTTCTCGACCTTGCGTTCCAGCAGGCGGAGGGGCAGTACGCCAGCAAGGATGAGGCCCGCAAGATGCTCCCGGAGGAGCGGGCGATGTACGAGCGGATCATCAGCGCCATCGAGGAGTGCCGGGAGGCACTTGTCCACGGCGAGGCCGCCCCGTTCGGCGGCGACGATGCGGCCGCCGTCGGCCGGAGCGACGAGGCCGACGGCATCCCGGAACCCCGGGGAACACCTGCGGTTCCCGCTCCCCGTCCCGCCCGGTCTCCCTACGCCCTCGTGCATATCCGCTCCGATGTGGAGTCGTTCATGGGGATGGACGGCAGGACATACGTCTTGAAGATGGGGGATATCGTCACCCTGCCGGAAAACAATGCAGATGTGCTCTGCGAGCACGACATAGCCTTAAATATTAGGCTTAACAAGTAATATAGGTACTCGAATCTATTGAATAGAGGTTACTATCATGAAAATGCCGTCAAAATTCAAGACGTACTGCCCGTTCTGCAGGAACCACCAGGTTCACGAAGTCGTGAAGGTAAAGAAGGGCAAAGTGCGCCACTTCAACTGGATCGACCGCCAGAAGGCGCGCAGGAGCACGGTGGGCAACATGGGCAAGTTCAACAAGGTGCCCGGCGGCGACAAGCCGACGAAGAAGATCAACGTCAGATACCGGTGTACGGTCTGCGGCAAGGCGCACCTCCGGCCGGGATTCAGGATCGGCAAATTCGAGCTTACGGAGTGAGTTGGTATGGTCCGGGTAAACAGGGAGAACAGGAGCACATTCCTCCGGGTAAAGTGCCCCGACTGCGAGAATGAGCAGGTAGTCTTTGAGAGAGCGAGTACCGTCGTGGAGTGCACCGTCTGCGGACGTATCCTTGCGGAGCCTCACGGCGGGAAGGCTGATATAAAAGCTGAGATAATGGCAGTACTTGAGTGATAATTGCATGAATGAGAGAGAGTGGCCCGAGGAAGGAGAACTCGTTGTCTGCACGGTCGCGGACGTCAAGGACTTTGCGGCGTTCGTGACCCTGGACGAGTACAACGAGCGGAGAGGGCTCATACCGATATCCGAGATAGCGCGGGGCTGGATTAAGTATATCCGGGACTTCGTACGAGAAGGACAGAAGGTCGTCTGCAAAGTCCTGAACGTCGACCCCGATCGCGGCCACATCGATCTCTCGTTAAAAGATGTAAACGAGCACCAGCGGCGCGAGAAGGTCCACGAGTGGAAGAACGAACAGAAGGCCACGAAATGGGTCGGGTTCGCCGCCGAGGCTTCGGGAGTGGACAGGAAGGTCATCGAGGAGGCGATCTTCCGCGAATACGGCCAGCTGTACCCGGCCTTCGAGGATATCGTCACCACCGGCGGCGAGGCAGCGGATAAACTGAACCTCGATGAGCCGGTCAAAGCGGCACTCATCACCGTCGCGAACGAGAACGTGAAGGTCTCGAGGGTGACGATCACGGGAAACCTCATCCTGTCGTCGCCCCGGCCCGACGGCGTCAACGTGATCCGCCGGGCGCTCCGGAGTGCGCAACCGAAGGTCGAGAATGTGGATATCGACCTGATCTACGTCGGAGCCCCGAAATATCGGATAAAAGTGACCGCGCCCGATTATAAGGAAGCCGAGAAGGCGATCGAGAAGGCGGCAAACGCCGCCGTCGGCGTGGTCGAGCGGGCCGGCGGCTCCGGCAAATTTATCCGGAAGCAGAAGGCCGGATAAAGGATATGAGCAGCCGCATTCGCCGCTGTCCGCACGACCGGAGATACACGCTCTCGGATCTCTGCCCGGTCTGCGGCCGGCCGTCTCGGCCGGCCCACCCGGCACGTTTTTCACCCGAGGATAGGTACGGTAGGTACAGGAGGGCCGTACGCAGATGGAACACGTCAGAGTAACCTTTTTGCGAGAGGGCAATATCGGCGCTCCGGTCCTGATCGAGGGTCTGCCCGGCATAGGACACGTCGGGAAACTCGTTGCCGACCACCTGATCCACGAACTCGGCGCCGAGAAGATAGGGGAGATCTCCTCCCTCCACTTCCCACCCCAGGTGATTGTCGACGAGCGGGGCACCACTCACCTCGCCAACAACGAGATCTACCGCTACGAGAAGGACGGCAGGGCGGCCCTCTTCCTCGTGGGCGACTTCCAGAGCAACTCGGCCGAGGGCCACTACATCCTCGCGGAGCACTACCTCGATATCGCCGAAGACCTCGGTGTTGAGCGGATATACGCGCTCGGAGGCTACGGTGTCGGCCACCTGGTCGAGAACCCGAGGGTGCTCTCGGCCGTCAACATGGAGCATCTCCGCCCCGAGGTGGAGGCATCCGGCGGGTCGTTTGAGAACGCCGGGAGCGGCGGGATGATCGTGGGGGCCTCGGGCCTCCTGCTCGGCCTCGGCGAGGCGCGGGGCATCGAGGGGATCTGCCTGATGGGCGAGACGAGCGGCTACATCGTCGACCCGAAGAGCGCCGACAGCCTTCTTACGGTGCTCTCCCGCCTGACCGGGATCGAGGTCGACCACACCTCGCTGCAGCAGCGTGCCGGGGATATGGAGCAGATCATAGCAAAGATCCAGGAAGCCGAAGAGGCAAAAGGCCGCGAAGAACTGAGTTATATCGGATAACACCTCTTTTTGCGATAGATAGTCCCGGGACCTCCGGTACACGCCCGGTCGATGCGAACACAGCAATGCTCCGGTGCGCCTTCTCCACCCGGGGGAACCGGGTTCCGGATACAGCACGCCTATGCCGAGAAACCCCCTTTTCGGCAATCTGCAACAACTCTCGTTAGATCGTCAAGGTCATAGCAGGAGACTCGATCGTCCTCCATCGGGCGGCGAGAGAATGTTCGTGTCGCGATACAGAAATGTTCCTCGCGCTTGCCGTTCTGCCATGAGACATGGGGCGCTTTCGCCCGGAGTTCCTCGAGAACCCGATGGCCGTCCACACCGTCCTGCCATGTGCACTCGCAGAAGAGAATCTTTGATTGGCCTTCGCGGAGGCAGACGATATCGATCTCCTCACCCCGGTGCCACCAACTCCCCAGCCGTGTATAGACAAAGGGCAGGGCACCATGCTGGTTAAAGAGTTCAAAGAGATCTGCGACGATCGCCTCAAAGAGCCTGCCCACGTACGCCGCGAACCGCGGTCTGACGTACTGATCCACGATCAGCCCGGCACCCTCCATCAGCCGACACGTAACCTTAAGCCTCGCCAAGGACGACAGATCATCGATATGGTCACCCTCTACCTCGCCCGATGGGAGACCCGGTTCTGGGCCTGGCTCATCGACATCATCCTGGTAGGACTGCCCGTCTGGGCACTCTCCGACCGGCTGCCGCCCTCCTGGGAGTTCACCGTATCCCCGGGGCTCATCTCGATCAGCCTCTCCTCGGCGGTTTTCTTCCTCTACTGGACGCTCTTTGAGGGATACCGCGGCCAGTCGATCGGCAAGATGGCGTTGAAGATCCGGGTCACCGGCCGTGCCGGAGAGGATATCGGGTTTTTTGCCGCAACAATCCAGAGTTTCGGCAAAGCGTTTCTCCTCGTCCCCGACTGCCTGATCGGGTGGCTCGCCATGCCGGGCTCGAAACAGCGGCTCTTCAACCGGATCTCGGGCACCGTCGTGATAGAGACCCGCGAAGCGGAGGAGCCTGAGGGCGTCACTTACGTGAAGCAGGAGGAGTGAAGATCAAACCCCGGTCACCGGGAGCCCGGCAGCCTGCCAGGCGCTCATGCCGCCTTTGACGTCGTAAACTTCGCGGAACCCGGCCTTCTCCATTACCTCGCGGGCGCCGGCACTCCGTCCGCCCCGCTGGCAACAGAGAAGATATGTCCCGTCCGGGTCAAGGCTTTCAAGGTGCTCGGAGAGGTGCGTCGAGTCGATGTTGATTGCGCCCGGGATATGTCCCCCGGCATACTCATCCGGTCTCCTGACATCGATGATGACGAATGTTGGATCCTGCTTCATCTCTCCGATCAGGGCAGACGCTTCGGCCGGAGATATAGTCCGGCTGGTTTGGTCTTCCGGAGCGGGGCCGCCTCCAACGCATCCCCCGATCAACACGGCCGCAATAGCGCTCCCGGCGATGAACAAAGACGCAAGCGGAGAACGGAAATTGGTCATGCATCCATGTCGCGATCGCAGGCGTAAATAGATATTGGTCCACCGGCCCGGGGCCTAGGCGGTATCATCGAATCCAAGCGGGGTATCATTGACGGCCATCACCGCACGGAAGGTCTCCGGTGTGTCCAGGGCAACGACCTCACCGCGATCCACCACGGCAACCCGGGTGCAGATTGCCTCCGCTTCTTCCACATCGTGCGTCGTAAAGATGATCGTCGCCCTCCGCTCGCGGTTCAGCCGTCGGAGCAGGCCCCAGATCTCCCGGCGCCCGGCATCGTCCAGCCCGGCCGTCGGTTCGGCAAGGAAGAGGACCGACGGGCGCGTGAGGTATGCCCGGGCGATCTCTAACTGCTGCAGCATGACAGGAGAGTAGGTCTCGACACGAGCATCGGCGCTCCCGGCGATCCCGAAGAGGTCCATGACCTCGGGGATCCTTTTCTTCCGGAGATCGTCGCCCAGGCCGTGCAGCCGGGCGTGGAAGTCCAGGTTCTCCCTGCCGGTCAGCGCAGGGTCGAGCACCGACTCGGGAAGGACGATGCCCATGCATCTACGCACGTCTCCGAGGTTGCCGAGAACCGCGAGCGGTGAACGCTCGGCAAATCCCGGAACCGGAAAGAGTATCGTCATGAGGAGGGAAAGCAGGGTCTGCCGGTCCTGACCGCAGGGGCAGAGAATACCAAAGATCTCTCCGCTCTTCACGTCGAACGGGATCGGGCCCCTCGCCTGGAGCCGCTCCAGATGCCGGATCAGGTTCTCAACGGTAAAGGCAGTCATATTACTCTGCAGAGATGCAATCGGTCGGAGAGAACGGAGTTATTCCCGGTCACTCACCATCCCCAAAACCTGCACCGGATTCACACCGGCCGGAGACACGTGAGATATGCGTCCGGGGGTTGTTATCCGGTGCCCGTTACCCGATTCGGGGAAGGAACTCCATGTTTAACATTATTTCCAGTTACCCATATATGAATATATCTATTCCAAAATAAATATAAAATGCGCATTTTAAGGTTTCTGTTTTCTATTGGCCCCTGTTTTTACGTTATCACCGGTGAGACTTGCCCTTCACCGGATGATAAAGCGGGGCGGGTTGAGCGGCGCCGACCCATCCGAAAGACCGTCGGGTCGAAGTCGTGCACGAGCCTCACCCAACAAGTGACCCCGGAACTCGCCGGGAGCCGGACCCGTGAAGCTATTTATGGCATGACCCCGTCCGGTATACCTGACCTATGGAGACCGAACTGCCCGCGATAGCGATTCTACCGGTTTTCTTCAGCCCGGAACAGATCCTCGTTGCGCTAGCGGTTCTCATACCGGCCCTGGTCATATTCAACCTCATCCTCATCAGCGAGGGGGTCTTCGAGTCGATCGGACTCAGGTTCTACCAGGCGATGCTGGTGACCGTAGGGGCGCTGCTCGGGAGCCTGATCGATATCCCGCTTCTCCCGGTGGGGGAGGATCTCATCGCGGTCAACGTGGGCGGGGCCGTCATCCCCCTCGTCGTGACGCTCGAGATGGTCGGCCGGGGCCGGGTCTCGCGGCCAAAGTCCCTCGCCGCCGTCGTTCTGGTATCGCTCGTCGCCTACGTCGCTGCAACGCCCGTCCCCGGCCTCGGGATCACGATGCCGTTCTACGTCGCACCCCTCGCAGGCGCCATAACAGGGCTCCTCCTCGCCCGCGGCTGCCGCACCGCCCCCGGCCTCGCCTATGCCGGGGGAACCATGGGCACCCTGCTCGGGGCCGACATCCTCAACCTCGCGAACCCCGACGTTTTTTTGATGCTTACCGGAGGCGGGCCGACCGTCCTCTCCATCGGGGGTGCGGGAATCTTCGACGGCATCTTCGTCACCGGCGTCCTCGCGGTCATTCTTGCGGCGTATGCGGGGAGGGGGCTCCGGAAGAAGGGGGGTGTCTGCCCGCAGGAGGGAAGGGAGTGAAGGGGGGAGGTAGTGCAATGATTGCTTCCTTTCAGCGCGGGCGGGGATTTCAGGAGGAGTTTTGCACGATTGAGACAGGGGGGATGCTTCCCCCTCCCCGCGGGCCGCCACCCCCGATGGCGATATGCGACTGGCCGAAGGGCAGGAGCACGAGCACCGAAGGTGCGTAGTCCCCACGGTCCACTGCATAGGGATACGCTGAAAAAGGGTGGTTCCCTGACTTGCTTCCCCGGATGCGGCTTTCCACCGGCTTCGCACCTTCGGTGCTCTAGCTCCGGTTCTCTGAACCGTCGCCTATCGCCATGACTGCCCCTGCCCCCGGGAGGGGGCGGGGGAGGAGCGCCGAAGGCGCGGGTGGAGTGGGGGCTACCATAGAGGGGCATATGGGCATTCCCCGGCCTGGGCGCGGTGGGAGTTGGGTTTTCCGAAAAGAAGTGCATACGAGTGTCCCCCGCCCGGGCAGCCGTGCACGCCTCTTCTCCAGAATCTCCCCATGCTTCCGGCACAAGACCACCAGCGGACACCACGTGTTCTGTAAACAGCAGAAGAGACTGCAGGAGACGCTTATGAAAAAGTTTGTAGAGAATCCCTACGCATCAAACTCCCGGAGCCACATCTCCGCGCAGGCTATCCGCCAGAACTCGGTAGAATAAGGACTCTTTCCCTCGAGGAACTCCCGGTAGTTTTCGAGCACCCGCTCCGCGTCCCAGTAGGGCCGCTCTCCGAACTCCGGCGTTGAGAAGAGTTCGAGGATACGCGGTGCAAGTTCGCCCTTCATCCAGACCTCCTCGGGGGTGACGAAACCCATCTTGTCCATCCTGCACCGGACGGCGTCCGGGACCAGCCCACGGATCGCCCGCCGGAGGACATACTTCGTGACGCCGCCGCGGATCTTCTGGTCGAGCGGGAGCAATCCGAGGTACTCCACCAGCCGGTAGTCGAGGAACGGAACCCGTGCCTCGATCGAGAAGGCCATCGAGTTCCTGTCCTCCCAGTGCAGCAGGAGAGGGAGGTTCGACGCCGTGACCTCCCGTTTCAGCACCTCCTCAAGCGACCCCGCATACCGCAGAACCTCCGGCGGCGACCCCCGGAGGAGTCCCCGGCGCTCCGACCGTACCCGGGATTGAGCAGCCGCCCACGAGAAGAAGGACCGGTGATGCCGGGCGCTCCCGATCCCCTCCCGGAGAGCGGCAAGGAACTTGCGGCGCCGGAGGAGGCCGCGGATATACGGCGCCTGGTAGGCGATGTAGCCGCCGAGCTGCTCGTCGGCGCCCTGTCCGTCGAGAACCACCTTCACCTCGCCCTGTGCGAGCCGCATCACGCAGTACTGGGCATAGATCGAGAGAGACGCAAACGGCTC from Methanoculleus chikugoensis encodes the following:
- a CDS encoding RDD family protein produces the protein MVTLYLARWETRFWAWLIDIILVGLPVWALSDRLPPSWEFTVSPGLISISLSSAVFFLYWTLFEGYRGQSIGKMALKIRVTGRAGEDIGFFAATIQSFGKAFLLVPDCLIGWLAMPGSKQRLFNRISGTVVIETREAEEPEGVTYVKQEE
- a CDS encoding DUF1614 domain-containing protein — translated: METELPAIAILPVFFSPEQILVALAVLIPALVIFNLILISEGVFESIGLRFYQAMLVTVGALLGSLIDIPLLPVGEDLIAVNVGGAVIPLVVTLEMVGRGRVSRPKSLAAVVLVSLVAYVAATPVPGLGITMPFYVAPLAGAITGLLLARGCRTAPGLAYAGGTMGTLLGADILNLANPDVFLMLTGGGPTVLSIGGAGIFDGIFVTGVLAVILAAYAGRGLRKKGGVCPQEGRE
- a CDS encoding rhodanese-like domain-containing protein; the protein is MKQDPTFVIIDVRRPDEYAGGHIPGAINIDSTHLSEHLESLDPDGTYLLCCQRGGRSAGAREVMEKAGFREVYDVKGGMSAWQAAGLPVTGV
- a CDS encoding ATP-binding cassette domain-containing protein; this encodes MTAFTVENLIRHLERLQARGPIPFDVKSGEIFGILCPCGQDRQTLLSLLMTILFPVPGFAERSPLAVLGNLGDVRRCMGIVLPESVLDPALTGRENLDFHARLHGLGDDLRKKRIPEVMDLFGIAGSADARVETYSPVMLQQLEIARAYLTRPSVLFLAEPTAGLDDAGRREIWGLLRRLNRERRATIIFTTHDVEEAEAICTRVAVVDRGEVVALDTPETFRAVMAVNDTPLGFDDTA